The Pirellulimonas nuda genome includes a region encoding these proteins:
- the scpA gene encoding methylmalonyl-CoA mutase produces MNAIPNFSDIPWRDPQGSSPGGPHDDGGNDVDSDALWLCPEQIPIKPAYGAGDLAGLDHLETMPGMAPFLRGPYPTMYVQRPWTIRQYAGFSTAKDSNAFYRRNLAAGQMGLSIAFDLPTHRGYDSDHPRVTGDVGMAGVAIDSIFDMRALFDGIPLDKMSVSMTMNGAVAPILALYIVAAEEQGVAPEQLAGTIQNDILKEFMVRNTYIYPPEPSMRIVADIFAYTSRRMPKFNSISISGYHMQEAGATADLELAYTLADGLEYVRTGIRAGLDIDAFCPRLSFFWGIGMNYFMEVAKLRAARMMWAGLIQRFGPKNPKSLALRAHSQTSGWSLTAQDVYNNVTRTGIEALAATHGGTQSLHTNALDEALALPSEATARIARNTQLFLQHETDTCSVIDPWGGSYYVERLTHELAQRAWAHLLEIEQMGGMTAAIQAGTPKLRIEEAAARTQALIDSGKQTVIGVNKFQPTEPESIQVLHVDNSAVRESQLAGLRRLRAQRDPGVVEQALAALTAGARGSDNLLELCVAAARAKATVGEMSDALERAFGRYDAPVRAVRGVYAAEMKKDARVHQTQALVERFVQAEGRRPRILVAKMGQDGHDRGQKVIATAFADLGFDVDIGPLFRTPAETASHAIENDVHIIGFSSLAAGHLTLGPELHAELARRGRDDILLVIGGVIPPEDYPALLDSGVAAVFGPGTVLSEAADKLIGLLAQRLGHHLEAAPASNTKGAE; encoded by the coding sequence ATGAACGCTATCCCCAACTTCTCCGACATCCCCTGGCGCGACCCACAAGGATCGTCACCGGGCGGCCCTCACGACGATGGCGGCAACGACGTAGATAGCGATGCCCTCTGGCTGTGCCCCGAGCAGATCCCCATCAAGCCCGCCTACGGCGCCGGCGATCTCGCGGGGCTCGACCACTTGGAAACGATGCCCGGGATGGCGCCGTTCCTGCGCGGCCCCTACCCCACGATGTACGTCCAGCGGCCCTGGACCATCCGCCAGTACGCAGGGTTCTCCACCGCCAAAGACTCCAACGCGTTCTACCGCCGGAACCTGGCCGCCGGGCAGATGGGGCTGAGCATCGCGTTCGACCTGCCGACGCACCGCGGCTACGACTCCGACCACCCACGCGTCACCGGCGACGTGGGCATGGCCGGCGTCGCGATCGACAGCATCTTCGACATGCGAGCGCTGTTCGACGGCATCCCCCTCGACAAGATGAGTGTGTCGATGACCATGAACGGCGCGGTGGCGCCGATCTTGGCGCTCTACATCGTAGCGGCCGAGGAGCAAGGGGTTGCGCCCGAGCAGCTCGCGGGGACCATCCAGAACGACATCCTCAAGGAGTTCATGGTCCGCAACACGTACATCTACCCGCCAGAGCCGAGCATGCGGATCGTGGCGGACATCTTTGCGTACACCAGCCGGCGGATGCCCAAGTTCAACAGCATCAGCATCAGCGGCTACCACATGCAAGAAGCGGGCGCCACCGCCGACCTGGAGCTGGCCTACACGCTGGCGGACGGGCTGGAGTACGTCCGCACCGGCATCCGCGCGGGGCTCGACATCGACGCCTTCTGCCCCCGGCTGTCATTCTTCTGGGGGATCGGCATGAACTACTTCATGGAGGTCGCCAAGCTGCGTGCGGCCCGCATGATGTGGGCCGGGCTGATCCAGCGGTTCGGGCCCAAGAACCCCAAGAGCCTGGCGCTGCGCGCCCACAGCCAAACCAGCGGCTGGAGCCTCACGGCGCAAGACGTGTACAACAACGTCACGCGGACCGGCATCGAAGCGCTCGCCGCCACGCACGGCGGCACGCAGTCGCTGCACACCAACGCGCTAGACGAGGCGCTGGCGCTGCCGTCCGAAGCCACGGCGCGGATCGCGCGCAACACGCAGCTCTTCTTGCAGCACGAGACCGACACGTGCAGCGTGATCGACCCCTGGGGGGGAAGCTACTACGTTGAGCGGCTCACCCACGAGCTGGCCCAACGCGCCTGGGCTCACCTGCTGGAGATCGAACAGATGGGTGGGATGACCGCCGCCATCCAGGCCGGCACCCCCAAGCTGCGTATCGAGGAGGCCGCGGCCCGCACGCAGGCGTTGATCGATTCCGGGAAGCAGACGGTGATTGGCGTCAACAAGTTTCAGCCGACCGAGCCCGAGTCGATCCAGGTGCTGCACGTCGACAACTCGGCGGTCCGCGAGTCGCAGCTCGCGGGGCTGCGGCGGCTGCGCGCCCAGCGCGACCCTGGTGTGGTAGAACAGGCGCTCGCGGCGCTTACCGCGGGAGCGCGGGGCAGCGACAATCTTCTAGAGCTGTGCGTCGCCGCGGCCCGCGCTAAGGCCACGGTCGGCGAGATGAGCGACGCGCTGGAGCGGGCGTTCGGCCGGTACGACGCCCCCGTGCGGGCCGTGCGCGGGGTTTATGCAGCAGAAATGAAGAAGGACGCGCGCGTGCATCAAACCCAAGCCCTGGTTGAGCGGTTCGTGCAAGCCGAGGGGCGCCGCCCCCGCATCCTGGTGGCCAAGATGGGCCAAGACGGGCACGACCGCGGCCAGAAGGTGATCGCCACCGCGTTCGCCGACCTCGGCTTTGACGTGGACATCGGCCCGCTGTTCCGCACCCCCGCCGAGACCGCCAGCCACGCCATCGAGAACGACGTGCACATCATCGGCTTCAGCTCGCTGGCCGCGGGCCACCTGACGCTGGGGCCGGAGTTGCACGCCGAGCTTGCGCGTCGCGGACGCGACGACATCCTGCTAGTCATCGGCGGCGTGATCCCGCCCGAGGACTACCCGGCACTGCTCGACTCTGGCGTCGCGGCGGTGTTCGGCCCCGGCACCGTGCTGAGCGAGGCGGCCGACAAGCTGATCGGCCTGCTCGCCCAGCGGCTGGGTCACCACCTAGAAGCAGCGCCCGCCAGCAACACCAAGGGCGCCGAGTGA
- a CDS encoding acyl-CoA carboxylase subunit beta, giving the protein MQQFVQALADKRAEAELGGGQKRIDAQHAKGKLTARERIEVLVDPGSFEEWDMFVEHRCADFGMDAQRVTGDGVVTGYGTVNGRVVFLFSQDFTVFGGSLSEANAEKICKILDHAVKAGVPVIGINDSGGARIQEGVASLAGYAEVFQRNVLASGVVPQISLIMGPCAGGAVYSPAMTDFIFMVKDSSYMFVTGPEVVKTVTHEEVTHEELGGAATHSTKSGVADRAFDNDIEALMMTRRLIDYLPSNNRKRPPHRPTPDSPDREEPSLDVLVPDSPTKPYDMRELILKMVDDADFFEIQPEYAQNILTGFGRMDGHAVGIVANQPLVLAGCLDIRSSIKAARFVRFCDCFNIPLITLVDVPGFMPGTSQEYGGIIKHGAKLLYAYAEATVPKVTVITRKAYGGAYDVMASKHLRGDVNFAWPSAEIAVMGPKGAVEIIFRKERDNAERIAELTEEYRQRFANPFVAGRRGYVDDIIFPRFTRKRICRSLAMLRDKKLENPWRKHGNIPL; this is encoded by the coding sequence ATGCAGCAGTTCGTTCAAGCACTGGCGGACAAACGCGCCGAGGCCGAGCTGGGCGGCGGCCAGAAGCGCATCGACGCGCAGCACGCCAAGGGGAAGCTGACCGCACGCGAACGCATCGAGGTGCTGGTCGACCCCGGGTCGTTCGAAGAATGGGACATGTTCGTTGAGCACCGCTGCGCGGACTTCGGCATGGACGCCCAGCGGGTGACCGGCGACGGCGTCGTCACCGGCTACGGCACCGTCAACGGCCGGGTGGTGTTCCTGTTCAGCCAAGACTTCACGGTCTTCGGCGGCTCGCTCTCCGAGGCCAACGCCGAGAAGATCTGCAAGATCCTCGACCACGCCGTCAAGGCGGGCGTGCCGGTCATCGGCATCAACGACTCGGGCGGCGCGCGTATCCAGGAGGGGGTCGCGTCGCTGGCCGGGTACGCGGAGGTGTTCCAGCGGAACGTGCTGGCCTCGGGCGTAGTGCCGCAGATCTCGCTGATCATGGGGCCCTGCGCCGGGGGCGCCGTCTACTCGCCGGCGATGACCGACTTCATCTTCATGGTCAAGGACAGCTCGTACATGTTCGTCACGGGGCCAGAAGTGGTCAAAACCGTGACGCACGAGGAAGTGACGCACGAAGAACTCGGCGGCGCCGCGACCCACTCCACCAAGTCGGGCGTGGCGGACCGGGCGTTCGACAACGACATCGAAGCGCTGATGATGACCCGCCGGCTGATCGACTACCTGCCGTCGAACAACCGCAAACGCCCGCCGCACCGCCCCACGCCCGACAGCCCCGACCGCGAGGAGCCGTCGCTCGACGTGCTGGTGCCCGACAGCCCCACCAAGCCGTACGACATGCGCGAGCTGATCCTGAAGATGGTGGACGATGCCGACTTCTTTGAGATCCAACCCGAGTACGCCCAGAACATCCTCACCGGCTTCGGGCGGATGGACGGCCACGCGGTGGGGATCGTGGCCAACCAGCCGCTGGTGCTGGCCGGCTGCCTCGACATCCGCTCCTCGATCAAGGCGGCCCGCTTCGTGCGGTTCTGCGACTGCTTTAACATCCCGCTGATCACGCTGGTCGACGTCCCCGGGTTCATGCCGGGCACCTCGCAAGAGTACGGCGGCATCATCAAGCACGGCGCCAAGCTGCTGTACGCGTATGCCGAGGCCACGGTCCCCAAGGTGACCGTGATCACCCGCAAGGCCTACGGCGGCGCGTACGACGTGATGGCCTCGAAGCACCTACGCGGCGACGTGAACTTCGCCTGGCCCTCGGCAGAGATCGCTGTGATGGGGCCCAAGGGGGCCGTAGAGATCATCTTCCGCAAGGAGCGGGACAACGCCGAGCGCATCGCCGAGCTGACCGAAGAGTACCGCCAGCGGTTCGCCAACCCCTTCGTCGCCGGCCGACGCGGCTACGTCGACGACATCATCTTCCCGCGCTTCACCCGCAAGCGGATCTGCCGGTCGCTGGCGATGCTGCGCGACAAGAAGCTAGAGAACCCGTGGCGAAAGCACGGGAACATCCCGCTCTAG
- a CDS encoding biotin--[acetyl-CoA-carboxylase] ligase, translating to MLTSDDLHRVSNETFVTAIERHAVIDSTNNRALALAKHASHAEPCLLVLADRQTAGRGRGANTWWSEAGALTFSLLLDCRPLGLPVERWPVASLLTGLAVCDAFDDVLGGADSRVKWPNDVYLAGRKACGILIESADYRKGLLAIGIGVNVNNSASGAPHPLCETAISLSDHTHRPLAEAEVLVRLLQRLEQRLAWAAAGGGDLQAQWRPRCLLTGRQIEALAGESTVAGRCLGIDPDGALLLEAPGGPVRLLSGVVTRVD from the coding sequence ATGCTCACCAGCGACGATCTACACCGCGTGTCGAACGAGACGTTCGTCACCGCCATCGAGCGCCACGCGGTGATCGACTCAACCAACAACCGCGCGCTGGCCCTCGCCAAGCACGCGTCGCACGCCGAGCCCTGCCTGCTGGTGCTGGCGGACCGGCAGACGGCCGGGCGGGGGCGGGGGGCCAACACCTGGTGGTCGGAGGCCGGGGCATTGACCTTCTCGTTGCTGCTGGACTGTCGCCCGCTGGGGCTGCCGGTCGAGCGCTGGCCCGTTGCGTCGCTGCTGACGGGGCTGGCGGTGTGCGACGCGTTTGACGACGTGCTCGGGGGCGCCGATTCACGCGTGAAGTGGCCCAACGACGTCTACCTAGCGGGCCGCAAGGCGTGCGGCATCCTCATCGAGTCCGCCGACTACCGCAAAGGGCTGCTGGCCATCGGCATCGGCGTCAACGTGAACAACTCCGCCAGCGGCGCGCCCCACCCGTTGTGCGAGACAGCCATCTCGCTGAGCGACCACACCCACCGGCCGCTGGCCGAGGCCGAGGTGCTGGTGCGTCTGCTGCAACGCCTCGAGCAGCGCCTCGCTTGGGCGGCCGCGGGAGGGGGCGACCTGCAGGCCCAGTGGCGGCCGCGTTGCCTGCTCACCGGGCGGCAGATCGAGGCGCTCGCCGGCGAGTCGACGGTCGCGGGCCGCTGCCTCGGCATCGACCCCGACGGGGCGTTATTGCTCGAGGCGCCAGGCGGGCCCGTCCGGCTCCTCTCGGGTGTCGTAACCCGGGTCGACTGA
- the meaB gene encoding methylmalonyl Co-A mutase-associated GTPase MeaB, with the protein MTDPSPAKRRPLSLDEYFEGVRAGAIATLARAITLIESTNPQHAQQAEALLTRLMPHTGGAVRVGITGPPGAGKSTFIEALGLQLIAAGRRVAVLAIDPSSSLSGGSILGDKTRMPRLAAEPGAYIRPTAAAGTLGGTARRTRESLLLCEAAGYDVVLVETVGVGQSEALVSRMTDCVLALAMPGAGDDLQAIKRGLLEVVDIVAVNKADGALLPAAEVTAGQLRNALASGDAEHDALGARVLLCSALENRGVDAVWQAVEQHCAHAKQTGALHARRAEQLRHWLWERVDERLCEALHAHPAVRALRTEIESAVTEGRLSASEAAGRVLLALGLEDSGAK; encoded by the coding sequence GTGACCGACCCCTCTCCAGCAAAGCGGCGGCCGCTGTCGCTTGATGAATACTTCGAAGGGGTCCGGGCCGGCGCCATAGCGACACTGGCACGCGCCATCACGCTGATCGAATCAACCAACCCCCAGCACGCCCAGCAAGCCGAAGCGCTGCTTACGCGGCTGATGCCGCACACCGGCGGCGCCGTCCGCGTGGGGATCACGGGCCCCCCCGGCGCGGGCAAGAGCACGTTCATCGAGGCGCTCGGTTTGCAACTTATTGCGGCCGGGCGCCGCGTCGCGGTGCTGGCCATCGACCCCTCGAGCAGCCTGTCGGGGGGGAGCATCCTGGGAGACAAGACACGCATGCCGCGCCTCGCGGCCGAGCCGGGCGCCTACATCCGCCCCACCGCCGCGGCGGGGACGCTCGGCGGCACGGCCCGGCGGACCCGCGAAAGCCTGCTGCTGTGCGAGGCGGCCGGCTACGACGTGGTGCTGGTTGAGACCGTCGGCGTGGGGCAGTCCGAGGCACTTGTCTCGCGGATGACCGACTGCGTGCTGGCGCTCGCCATGCCCGGGGCGGGGGACGACCTGCAGGCCATCAAGCGCGGGCTGCTAGAGGTGGTCGACATCGTCGCGGTGAACAAGGCGGACGGCGCCCTGCTGCCCGCGGCCGAAGTCACCGCGGGCCAGCTCCGCAACGCGCTCGCTTCTGGCGACGCCGAACACGACGCGCTCGGCGCCCGGGTGCTGCTGTGCAGCGCACTAGAGAACCGCGGCGTCGACGCCGTCTGGCAAGCGGTCGAGCAGCACTGCGCCCACGCAAAGCAGACCGGCGCCCTGCACGCCCGCCGCGCGGAGCAACTGCGGCACTGGCTGTGGGAACGCGTCGACGAGCGGCTGTGCGAGGCGCTGCACGCCCACCCGGCGGTACGCGCCCTCCGCACAGAGATCGAATCCGCGGTGACCGAAGGACGGCTGTCGGCGTCCGAGGCGGCCGGGCGGGTGCTGTTGGCTCTGGGGCTGGAGGATAGCGGGGCGAAATAG
- a CDS encoding secretin N-terminal domain-containing protein, with product MYAEEPAGAGDGPAVSDQTAPATEVRTLRFSFVDTQWPDVLRWIADEADLSLDLTDEPPGVFNYIDEKRLSVTEAIDVLNGYLLPRGYALLRRDQFLVVMKIDNPMLPNLVPTVPATQLDDYGDNELLRIVVPVEGFELPKVADQLVGLLGAQGVASPLESSNSLVLQGFGKSLREAVDLLGKSVAPPADDELVFRSFPLVHIAASDAERQIQNLFGLGANPFRQSMQRRAEWMRSAQRGRGDEGGDDRGQQPSPTPLVENYAMNMKVSALRHTNSVLVTATPAAVRLIEGILETIDVPAPGGEAAAFTSNKPQLRVYTVDNADEDDVAETIEAVMPGVVINEDGRNNSIHVLATPAEHRDVDELIQTIDSGGIGNGVEVIPLTQTDPYVMSDLLSSLFENEDRDDRPVITPGFQNRSLIVRGSSAQMAEIRKALASFNEGAGLPGAADAKGRFRRLPLGSSQDAERVARLVKQLLDDDDGFGNRIRVVTPAEDAGDDDGRSPEEPRRVPIENSTHDARRDPVRSLQAISYAGESPPSPQPPDRGLGLVAAGQPAPPETQDGSRPTASGSPAARVTIEVRDGELLYYSADEVALDQVEETIRELMQLMPSRTQWTVFFLKAAPADALALTLVDLLRADTSTDAVIGAGPEYGVAGSQTMRIVPDARTNSLFISGPETQVARAEQFLRLLDTTDLPASLRDRVPRTIPVRYARAGEISAIVQELYKDYMIDPVAAAASGRGDRDRNSQQALEVIAAQSRTPGLRPSGIQLTVAVDEVANALLVSCNDALFTQIHTLVRERDDAARQSQPVVRVMQIDRQNAAQISSALAEVLESTEAAAAPRGDRDSGRR from the coding sequence GTGTACGCGGAAGAACCCGCGGGGGCGGGGGACGGGCCGGCGGTCTCCGACCAAACGGCGCCGGCGACCGAAGTCCGAACGCTTCGATTCAGCTTCGTCGACACGCAATGGCCCGATGTGCTGCGCTGGATCGCTGACGAGGCCGATCTGTCGCTGGACCTGACCGACGAGCCTCCCGGCGTGTTCAACTACATCGACGAGAAGCGGCTCAGCGTCACCGAAGCGATTGACGTGCTCAACGGCTACCTTCTTCCGCGGGGCTATGCGCTGCTGCGTCGCGACCAGTTTCTCGTAGTGATGAAGATCGACAACCCCATGCTGCCAAACCTCGTCCCCACGGTCCCGGCAACGCAGCTCGACGACTACGGCGACAACGAGTTGCTCCGCATCGTGGTCCCCGTCGAGGGCTTCGAGTTGCCGAAGGTCGCCGACCAGCTGGTCGGCCTGCTCGGCGCCCAGGGCGTGGCGTCGCCGCTCGAGTCGTCAAACTCGCTGGTCCTTCAAGGCTTCGGCAAGAGCCTGCGAGAAGCGGTCGACCTGCTCGGCAAGTCGGTGGCCCCACCGGCGGACGACGAGCTGGTGTTCCGTTCGTTTCCGTTGGTGCATATCGCCGCCTCAGACGCCGAGAGGCAGATCCAAAACCTGTTTGGGCTCGGCGCCAACCCTTTCCGTCAGTCGATGCAGCGGCGTGCGGAGTGGATGAGGAGCGCGCAGCGCGGCCGCGGCGATGAAGGCGGCGACGACCGCGGGCAGCAGCCGTCGCCGACGCCGCTGGTCGAGAACTACGCGATGAACATGAAGGTCTCCGCCCTCAGGCACACCAACAGCGTGCTGGTGACGGCCACGCCCGCTGCGGTGCGGCTGATCGAGGGCATCTTGGAGACGATCGACGTGCCGGCCCCGGGGGGCGAGGCCGCCGCGTTCACCAGCAACAAGCCGCAGCTACGCGTCTATACCGTCGACAACGCCGACGAGGACGACGTGGCCGAGACGATCGAGGCGGTGATGCCGGGCGTGGTCATCAACGAAGACGGGCGGAACAACTCGATCCACGTGCTCGCCACGCCCGCCGAGCACAGAGACGTCGACGAGCTGATCCAGACCATCGACTCGGGCGGCATCGGCAACGGCGTCGAGGTGATCCCGCTGACGCAGACCGACCCCTACGTGATGAGCGACCTCCTGTCGTCGCTGTTCGAGAACGAAGACCGCGACGACCGACCGGTGATCACGCCGGGGTTTCAGAACCGCTCGTTGATTGTTCGCGGCTCGTCCGCCCAAATGGCCGAGATCCGAAAGGCGCTGGCGTCTTTCAACGAGGGCGCCGGGCTGCCGGGCGCCGCCGACGCGAAGGGCCGTTTCCGACGCCTGCCCCTTGGCTCCAGCCAAGACGCCGAGCGGGTGGCCCGGCTCGTGAAACAGTTGCTGGACGACGACGACGGCTTCGGCAACCGCATCCGCGTGGTGACGCCCGCCGAGGACGCAGGCGACGACGACGGCCGGTCTCCCGAGGAGCCGCGGCGCGTGCCGATCGAGAACTCCACCCACGACGCCCGCCGCGACCCGGTCCGTTCGCTGCAAGCAATCAGCTACGCGGGAGAGTCCCCGCCATCCCCGCAGCCCCCCGATCGGGGCCTTGGGTTGGTCGCCGCCGGGCAGCCGGCGCCGCCTGAAACCCAAGACGGGTCTCGGCCGACTGCCAGCGGATCCCCTGCCGCCCGAGTCACCATCGAGGTGCGTGACGGAGAGTTGTTGTACTACTCGGCCGACGAGGTTGCCCTCGATCAGGTGGAGGAGACGATCCGCGAGCTCATGCAACTGATGCCTTCTCGCACCCAGTGGACCGTGTTCTTCTTGAAGGCCGCGCCCGCGGACGCCCTCGCGCTCACGCTGGTCGATCTGTTGCGGGCCGACACCTCCACCGATGCGGTGATCGGCGCCGGGCCCGAGTACGGCGTCGCCGGTTCTCAGACCATGCGGATCGTCCCCGACGCCCGCACCAACTCACTCTTCATCAGCGGCCCCGAGACTCAGGTCGCGCGTGCCGAGCAGTTCCTCCGCCTGTTGGACACGACCGATCTCCCCGCGTCGCTACGCGACCGAGTGCCAAGAACCATCCCGGTCCGATACGCCAGAGCCGGCGAGATTTCTGCGATCGTCCAAGAGCTTTACAAGGACTACATGATCGACCCGGTGGCCGCTGCGGCTTCCGGTCGTGGGGACCGCGACCGCAACAGCCAGCAGGCGTTGGAGGTGATCGCGGCTCAATCACGAACGCCGGGGCTCCGCCCGTCGGGCATCCAACTAACCGTAGCGGTGGACGAGGTCGCCAACGCCTTGCTGGTTTCGTGCAACGACGCCCTGTTTACACAGATCCACACGCTGGTCCGTGAACGGGACGACGCCGCGCGGCAGTCTCAGCCGGTCGTTCGGGTGATGCAAATCGATCGGCAGAACGCCGCCCAGATAAGCTCGGCCCTGGCGGAAGTCTTGGAGTCGACCGAGGCCGCCGCGGCCCCGCGTGGCGACCGCGACTCGGGCCGGCGCTGA
- a CDS encoding acetyl-CoA carboxylase biotin carboxylase subunit translates to MFTKILVANRGEIACRVIKTARKMGIATVAVYSEADKDALHVQMADEGVLIGPAPAAQSYLLAERIVEACQQTGAEAVHPGYGFLSENAEFSQRLAAAGIAFIGPGVRALKQMGDKIESKQIARDARVNTIPGSDEVLRDAERAVACARAIGYPVMLKASAGGGGKGMRVAYNDQECREGFERATGEARSSFGDDRVFVEKYITEPRHIEIQVLGDAHGNVVYLGERECSLQRRNQKVIEESPSVFLTPETRASMGEQAVALAKAVDYQSAGTVEFIVDGDRNFYFLEMNTRLQVEHAVTEYVTGLDLVELMIRVAAGERLPFTQAEVRCQGWAIEARIYAEDPARKFLPAVGRLVRFSPPAESDGVRVDTGVYEGAEVSIYYDPMIAKLITYGRDRTQCIARMAGALGEFHIQGVTHNIPFLQALVLHPRFAQGRISTNTIAEEYPDGYDPALQAPKDLTLLITAGGVIHRRYRERAVQITDQLPGYELAADESWMVLAGGERHPIVVEPTPDGYQVKHDGVTHRVTTDWHFGDALFRGRFNGEEVCIQVERRQLVYRLRYQGSQIDMMVLPERVAELYAWMPVKQAPNLDKHLLSPMPGLLMRLYAAAGDPVKAGQDLAVVEAMKMENVLRAEQDGVVSRVLAAVGDSLAVDQTILEFE, encoded by the coding sequence GTGTTCACCAAGATACTAGTCGCCAACCGCGGAGAGATCGCGTGCCGCGTGATCAAGACGGCGCGGAAGATGGGCATCGCGACCGTCGCGGTCTACTCCGAGGCCGATAAGGACGCGCTGCACGTGCAGATGGCGGACGAGGGGGTCCTCATCGGCCCCGCGCCCGCGGCGCAGAGCTACCTGCTGGCTGAGCGCATCGTCGAGGCCTGCCAGCAGACCGGCGCCGAGGCCGTGCACCCGGGGTACGGGTTCCTCTCCGAGAACGCCGAGTTCTCGCAGCGGCTGGCGGCGGCCGGGATCGCCTTTATCGGCCCCGGCGTGCGCGCCCTCAAGCAGATGGGAGACAAGATCGAGTCGAAGCAGATCGCCCGCGACGCACGCGTCAACACGATCCCCGGCTCCGACGAGGTGCTGCGCGACGCCGAGCGGGCGGTCGCCTGCGCCCGGGCCATCGGCTACCCCGTGATGCTCAAGGCGAGCGCCGGCGGCGGCGGCAAGGGGATGCGCGTCGCCTACAACGACCAAGAGTGCCGCGAGGGCTTTGAGCGCGCTACGGGCGAGGCCCGCTCCAGCTTCGGCGACGACCGCGTGTTTGTCGAGAAGTACATCACCGAGCCCCGGCACATCGAGATCCAGGTGCTGGGAGACGCGCACGGCAACGTCGTCTACCTCGGGGAGCGGGAGTGCTCGCTCCAGCGGCGTAACCAGAAGGTGATCGAGGAGTCGCCCTCGGTGTTCCTCACCCCCGAGACCCGCGCCAGCATGGGCGAACAGGCGGTCGCGCTCGCCAAGGCGGTCGACTACCAGTCGGCCGGCACGGTGGAGTTCATCGTGGACGGCGACCGCAATTTCTACTTCCTCGAGATGAACACCCGCCTGCAGGTAGAGCACGCGGTCACCGAGTACGTGACGGGGCTCGACCTGGTGGAGCTGATGATCCGCGTCGCCGCCGGCGAGCGGCTGCCGTTCACGCAGGCCGAGGTCCGCTGCCAGGGCTGGGCCATCGAGGCGCGGATCTACGCCGAAGACCCGGCCCGCAAGTTCCTGCCCGCCGTGGGGAGGCTGGTGCGTTTCTCGCCTCCCGCGGAGTCGGACGGCGTGCGTGTCGACACCGGCGTGTACGAGGGCGCCGAAGTCTCCATCTACTACGACCCCATGATCGCCAAGCTGATCACGTACGGCCGGGACCGCACCCAGTGCATCGCGCGGATGGCGGGCGCGCTGGGCGAGTTCCACATCCAAGGGGTGACGCACAACATCCCGTTCCTGCAAGCGCTCGTCCTGCACCCCAGGTTCGCCCAGGGGCGGATCAGCACGAACACGATCGCCGAGGAGTACCCAGACGGGTACGACCCCGCGCTCCAGGCCCCCAAGGACCTCACGCTGCTAATCACCGCCGGCGGCGTGATCCACCGCCGCTACCGCGAACGCGCCGTGCAAATCACCGACCAACTGCCGGGCTACGAGCTGGCCGCGGACGAGAGCTGGATGGTGCTGGCCGGCGGCGAGCGCCACCCGATCGTCGTCGAGCCGACCCCCGACGGCTACCAAGTAAAGCACGACGGCGTGACGCACCGGGTGACGACCGACTGGCACTTCGGCGACGCGTTGTTCCGCGGCCGGTTCAACGGCGAGGAGGTGTGCATCCAGGTCGAGCGGCGCCAGTTGGTCTATCGGCTGCGTTATCAGGGGTCGCAGATCGACATGATGGTGCTGCCCGAACGGGTCGCGGAGCTGTACGCCTGGATGCCGGTCAAGCAGGCGCCCAATCTAGACAAGCACCTGCTCTCGCCGATGCCGGGCCTACTGATGCGTCTCTACGCCGCCGCGGGCGACCCCGTCAAGGCGGGGCAGGACCTGGCGGTGGTCGAAGCGATGAAGATGGAGAACGTGCTCCGCGCCGAGCAGGACGGCGTCGTGTCGCGCGTGCTGGCCGCGGTCGGCGATTCGCTGGCGGTGGATCAGACGATTTTGGAGTTTGAGTAG